One window from the genome of Cryobacterium sp. GrIS_2_6 encodes:
- a CDS encoding MFS transporter, with protein MTAVDTPTTGLRTGQSLVHRPGRWIDNWNAEDTAQWNNGAKAIASRNLKWSIFAEFLGFVIWQLWSIVVVQLPKAGFTFDTGQIFWLISMPSLVGATLRFPYTFMVARFGGRNWTIISAGLLLIPSIALGICVGNPATPFPVMLFVAALAGLGGGNFASSMSNITYFYPQSQKGWALGLNAAGGNLGAAVAQLVVPIVITIGAAGTLNLSLAGWFWVPFILVAMWGAWKRMDNLSSAKADFAGSLAALREPHLWILALLYIGTFGSFIGFASVFPKLIADQFPAYSTFHIMAASISLAFLGALVGSLARPAGGKLADRFGGARVTIAAFGVMALGALLVIAVLSLGNFWLFLASFLLIFVATGVGNGSTYRMIPSVFAARSGVSDAHTNSGDVSTQRKTAAALGLISAIGAYGGFIIPQVLGNSKIATGSYTGAIYGFIGAYLVMMAVTAFFYLRRGSSVAGQRI; from the coding sequence ATGACTGCAGTCGATACCCCCACAACCGGTCTCCGCACCGGCCAGAGCCTCGTCCACCGCCCCGGCCGATGGATCGACAACTGGAACGCCGAAGACACCGCCCAGTGGAACAACGGCGCCAAGGCCATCGCCTCCCGCAACCTGAAGTGGTCGATCTTCGCCGAGTTCCTCGGCTTCGTGATCTGGCAGCTCTGGAGCATCGTCGTCGTGCAGCTGCCCAAGGCCGGCTTCACCTTCGACACCGGCCAGATCTTCTGGCTCATCTCGATGCCGAGCCTCGTCGGTGCGACGCTCCGCTTCCCATACACGTTCATGGTGGCCCGCTTCGGCGGCCGCAACTGGACCATCATCTCCGCCGGCCTGCTCCTGATCCCGTCGATCGCCCTCGGGATCTGCGTCGGCAACCCGGCCACCCCGTTCCCGGTGATGCTCTTCGTGGCTGCTCTCGCCGGCCTCGGCGGCGGCAACTTCGCGAGCTCGATGTCCAACATCACCTACTTCTACCCGCAGAGCCAGAAGGGCTGGGCCCTCGGACTCAACGCGGCGGGAGGCAACCTCGGTGCCGCCGTCGCCCAGCTCGTCGTGCCGATCGTGATCACCATCGGTGCCGCCGGAACGCTCAACCTCTCGCTCGCCGGCTGGTTCTGGGTGCCGTTCATCCTCGTCGCGATGTGGGGTGCCTGGAAGCGAATGGACAACCTGTCGAGCGCCAAGGCCGACTTCGCCGGTTCGCTCGCCGCACTCCGCGAACCGCACCTCTGGATCCTCGCCCTGCTCTACATCGGCACCTTCGGCTCCTTCATCGGCTTCGCGAGCGTCTTCCCGAAGCTCATCGCCGACCAGTTCCCGGCATACTCGACCTTCCACATCATGGCCGCGTCGATCTCGCTCGCCTTCCTCGGCGCCCTCGTCGGTTCGCTCGCCCGCCCGGCCGGCGGCAAGCTCGCCGACCGCTTCGGCGGAGCCCGCGTCACGATCGCGGCCTTCGGCGTGATGGCCCTCGGCGCGCTGCTCGTGATCGCGGTGCTCTCCCTCGGCAACTTCTGGCTGTTCCTCGCGAGCTTCCTGCTCATCTTCGTCGCGACGGGAGTCGGCAACGGCTCGACCTACCGGATGATCCCGAGCGTCTTCGCCGCCCGCAGCGGCGTCAGCGACGCTCACACCAACTCGGGCGACGTGAGCACCCAGCGGAAGACCGCAGCAGCCCTCGGCCTCATCTCCGCGATCGGCGCATACGGCGGATTCATCATTCCCCAGGTCCTCGGCAACTCGAAGATCGCGACCGGCAGCTACACCGGCGCGATCTACGGTTTCATCGGCGCATACCTCGTGATGATGGCCGTTACCGCGTTCTTCTACCTCCGCCGGGGCTCCTCGGTGGCCGGCCAGCGCATCTAG
- the nirD gene encoding nitrite reductase small subunit NirD, whose protein sequence is MKHPGTWIRVCSLDELEPLWGEAALVGDEQLAILLLPNGGLYAVDNRDPATGSFVMSRGIVGSRGDRFTIASPLHKQVYDLETGECFTTAEYSLRTYPVRVEDGEVHVRLSEAA, encoded by the coding sequence GTGAAACACCCCGGCACCTGGATTCGCGTCTGTTCCCTCGACGAACTCGAGCCGCTCTGGGGCGAAGCCGCCCTTGTCGGCGACGAGCAGCTCGCCATCCTGCTGCTTCCGAACGGCGGCCTCTACGCCGTCGACAACCGTGACCCCGCAACCGGGTCGTTCGTGATGAGCCGCGGCATAGTCGGCTCGCGCGGTGACCGGTTCACCATCGCCTCGCCCCTGCACAAGCAGGTCTACGACCTCGAGACCGGCGAATGTTTCACCACCGCCGAGTACTCGCTGCGCACCTACCCGGTCAGGGTCGAGGACGGAGAGGTGCACGTGCGCCTCTCCGAAGCCGCGTGA
- the nirB gene encoding nitrite reductase large subunit NirB produces the protein MDNVTFDAAQAHSGPSGAPQRVVVIGGGPAAHRFTEAMQARSTPGQDCELLVLGDEDHLPYDRVALSRRLVDSEDLTLGDRALWETPGVTYRGGSRVDSVDPAGRTVTLADGETLSYDELVFATGSSATVPPIPGAEAGHVYRTIEDVDFLVAEVARLRERLGRPANVVVVGGGLLGLEAAGGLQRLGGLATIVHSGRWLMSAQLDEGAGQALGRLIQAQGITLALGNRPTEVLTSPTGRVLGVTLTNGTQLHADLVVFSIGITPRDELARAAGLELGPRGGIEITDACGTSIPGIWAIGEVASVQGSCVGLVAPANAMAEVVADRLHGGAAVFPGIDDATKLKLAGVEVASFGDALGAAEHSLEIVYADPARGLYQKIVVTNDAKTLLGGIFVGDASPYTALRPLLGRELGAEPSAYLSAAGAEPPASTDLPDDVQLCSCNNVSVGAVRAAIRGEEHTEACTELGPLKACTRAGTQCGSCVPLVKKILETELTRAGISVSHALCEHIALSRSELFESVRILQLTHFDEIMSRFGSGLGCDICKPVIASILATQTSGYILDGGRGALQDTNDRALANMQKDGTYSVVPRIPGGEITPAKLKVIAEVAADFNLYTKITGGQRIDLFGARLEQLPDIWKILVEAGFESGQAYGKSLRTVKSCVGSTWCRFGVQDSVAMAINLELRYRGLRAPHKFKLGVSGCARECAEARSKDVGIIATDQGWNLYVGGNGGFQPAHAQLLAQDLDDETLIKYIDRYLMYYIRTGDRLQRTARWQEDLEGGLDHVRDVVCNDSLGIAEELEAAMLAHVGNYEDEWAATLKDPERLRRFRSFVNAPGTADPALLQVIERDQPRPARPAEREAVLLSGPSIPVRPRDATAAATGTATATATERVIELRQGV, from the coding sequence ATGGACAACGTCACGTTCGACGCCGCTCAGGCTCACTCAGGGCCCTCCGGCGCCCCCCAACGCGTCGTCGTCATCGGCGGCGGCCCCGCCGCGCACCGGTTCACCGAGGCCATGCAGGCCAGGTCCACTCCGGGTCAGGACTGCGAACTCCTCGTCCTCGGCGACGAGGACCACCTGCCGTACGACCGGGTCGCCCTGTCCCGCCGCCTCGTCGACTCCGAGGACCTCACCCTCGGCGACCGAGCACTCTGGGAGACCCCCGGCGTCACCTACCGTGGCGGCAGCCGGGTGGACAGCGTCGACCCCGCCGGCCGCACGGTCACCCTCGCCGACGGCGAGACCCTCTCCTACGACGAGCTCGTGTTCGCGACGGGATCGTCCGCCACCGTGCCGCCCATTCCCGGCGCCGAAGCCGGCCACGTCTATCGCACCATCGAGGACGTCGACTTCCTCGTCGCCGAGGTCGCCCGTCTCCGCGAGCGGCTCGGCCGGCCCGCGAACGTCGTCGTCGTCGGCGGCGGCCTTCTCGGCCTCGAGGCCGCGGGCGGCCTGCAGCGCCTCGGCGGGCTTGCCACGATCGTGCACTCCGGCCGCTGGCTGATGAGCGCCCAGCTCGACGAGGGAGCAGGGCAGGCGCTCGGCCGGCTGATCCAGGCCCAGGGCATCACCCTCGCCCTCGGCAACCGGCCCACCGAGGTGCTCACCTCCCCGACCGGCCGCGTCCTCGGCGTCACACTCACCAACGGCACCCAGCTGCACGCCGACCTCGTCGTGTTCTCGATCGGCATCACGCCGCGCGACGAACTCGCCCGCGCGGCAGGCCTCGAGCTCGGCCCACGCGGCGGCATCGAGATCACGGATGCCTGCGGCACGTCGATCCCGGGCATCTGGGCCATCGGGGAGGTCGCGAGCGTCCAAGGGAGCTGTGTCGGCCTCGTCGCCCCGGCGAACGCGATGGCCGAGGTCGTCGCCGACCGGTTGCACGGCGGCGCCGCCGTCTTCCCCGGCATCGACGACGCCACCAAGCTCAAGCTCGCCGGGGTCGAGGTCGCCAGCTTCGGCGACGCCCTCGGGGCCGCTGAGCACTCGCTCGAGATCGTCTATGCCGACCCGGCCAGGGGCCTGTACCAGAAGATCGTCGTCACGAATGATGCGAAAACCCTCCTCGGCGGCATCTTCGTCGGCGACGCCTCGCCGTACACGGCACTGCGGCCCCTGCTCGGCCGCGAGCTCGGCGCCGAACCGAGCGCCTACCTCTCCGCGGCCGGCGCCGAGCCGCCGGCGAGCACAGACCTGCCGGACGACGTGCAGCTCTGTTCCTGCAACAACGTCTCGGTCGGCGCCGTGCGAGCCGCCATCCGCGGCGAGGAGCATACCGAGGCCTGTACCGAACTCGGTCCGCTCAAGGCGTGCACCCGTGCGGGCACCCAGTGCGGCTCCTGCGTGCCGCTGGTCAAGAAAATCCTCGAGACCGAGCTGACGCGGGCCGGCATCTCCGTCTCCCACGCCCTGTGCGAGCACATCGCGCTCAGCCGGAGCGAGCTCTTCGAATCCGTCCGTATCCTGCAGCTCACCCACTTCGACGAGATCATGTCACGGTTCGGCAGCGGACTCGGTTGCGACATCTGCAAACCCGTGATCGCCTCGATTCTCGCGACGCAGACCTCGGGGTACATCCTCGACGGCGGCCGCGGCGCCCTGCAGGACACCAACGACCGCGCCCTCGCCAACATGCAGAAGGACGGCACGTACTCGGTCGTGCCCCGAATACCGGGCGGCGAGATCACTCCGGCCAAACTCAAGGTCATCGCCGAGGTCGCCGCCGATTTCAACCTCTATACCAAGATCACCGGCGGCCAGCGCATCGACCTGTTCGGCGCCCGTCTGGAACAGCTTCCCGACATCTGGAAGATCCTCGTCGAGGCCGGGTTCGAGTCCGGCCAGGCATACGGTAAGTCCCTCCGAACGGTCAAGAGCTGCGTCGGATCGACCTGGTGCCGCTTCGGCGTGCAGGACTCCGTCGCGATGGCGATCAATCTCGAGTTGCGCTACCGGGGACTGCGCGCACCGCACAAGTTCAAGCTCGGCGTCTCCGGCTGCGCCCGCGAGTGCGCGGAGGCGCGCAGCAAGGACGTCGGCATCATCGCGACCGACCAGGGCTGGAACCTCTACGTCGGCGGTAACGGCGGCTTCCAGCCCGCCCATGCCCAGCTCCTCGCCCAGGACCTCGACGACGAGACCCTGATCAAGTACATCGACCGGTACCTGATGTACTACATCCGCACCGGCGACCGGCTGCAGCGCACCGCCCGCTGGCAGGAAGACCTCGAGGGCGGGCTCGACCACGTGCGCGACGTCGTCTGCAACGACTCCCTCGGTATCGCCGAGGAGCTCGAGGCCGCCATGCTCGCCCACGTCGGCAACTACGAAGACGAATGGGCCGCGACCCTCAAGGATCCGGAGCGCCTGCGCCGGTTCCGGTCCTTCGTCAATGCCCCCGGAACCGCGGACCCAGCGCTCTTGCAGGTCATCGAACGCGACCAGCCCCGGCCTGCGCGGCCGGCGGAGCGCGAGGCCGTGCTGCTCTCCGGTCCGAGCATCCCGGTACGGCCCCGTGACGCCACTGCCGCCGCCACCGGTACCGCCACCGCCACCGCAACCGAACGCGTCATTGAACTGCGACAGGGAGTGTGA
- the cobA gene encoding uroporphyrinogen-III C-methyltransferase → MDISLDLAGRRVLVFGGALAARRVLARFLAADAIVYLASVPVDGHPPERPHPQVRPVEYPHFPHGWRDLVSAVDLVVLVEVSEATERIIVDACASQRVWLSREPAASVAPLGRVTLVGGGPGDDGLLTMAAVQALRDADIVFYDKLSPHDRLDEWCPGAEHVDVGKTPGHHATPQADIERMLVDSALAGLTVVRLKGGDPFVFGRGGEEVLACREAGVPVTVVSGVTSAISVPAAAGIPVTHRELSRVFTVLSGHAPLSENELAHLAGLGGTIVVLMGVGTLPHLTAGLARHGMRTDMPVAIIEQGFSSRQRTTKARLDTITPLAAKLGARSPAVLVIGEVVRLSQHDDAASEELLQAIAGNAEHSLNAER, encoded by the coding sequence ATGGACATCAGCCTCGACCTGGCCGGCCGCCGGGTCCTCGTCTTCGGAGGCGCCCTCGCGGCCAGGCGGGTGCTCGCCCGGTTCCTCGCCGCTGACGCGATCGTCTACCTGGCCTCTGTTCCCGTCGACGGGCATCCGCCGGAGAGGCCGCACCCTCAGGTGCGCCCCGTCGAATACCCGCATTTCCCGCACGGCTGGCGTGACCTCGTCTCGGCGGTCGACCTGGTCGTTCTCGTCGAGGTCTCCGAGGCCACCGAGCGCATCATCGTCGATGCCTGCGCCTCGCAGCGGGTCTGGCTGAGCCGCGAACCTGCGGCGTCCGTCGCCCCGCTCGGGCGCGTGACCCTCGTCGGCGGCGGACCCGGCGACGACGGCCTCCTCACGATGGCCGCCGTCCAGGCGCTCCGCGACGCCGACATCGTCTTCTACGACAAGCTCAGCCCGCACGACCGGCTCGACGAGTGGTGCCCCGGCGCCGAGCACGTCGACGTCGGCAAGACGCCGGGCCACCACGCCACCCCGCAGGCCGACATCGAGCGGATGCTCGTCGACAGCGCCCTCGCCGGCCTCACCGTCGTCCGTCTCAAGGGCGGCGACCCGTTCGTGTTCGGGCGCGGCGGCGAGGAGGTACTCGCGTGCCGCGAGGCCGGCGTGCCGGTCACCGTCGTCTCCGGGGTCACGAGCGCGATCTCGGTGCCGGCCGCCGCGGGCATCCCGGTCACCCACCGGGAACTCAGCCGGGTCTTCACCGTGCTCTCCGGCCACGCGCCGCTCAGCGAGAACGAGCTCGCCCACCTCGCAGGGCTCGGCGGCACGATCGTGGTCCTGATGGGCGTCGGGACCCTGCCGCACCTCACCGCGGGGCTCGCCCGCCACGGGATGCGGACCGACATGCCCGTGGCGATCATCGAGCAGGGCTTTTCGTCCCGCCAGCGCACCACGAAGGCCCGGCTCGACACGATCACCCCGCTCGCCGCCAAACTCGGTGCCCGCTCACCCGCCGTCCTCGTGATCGGTGAGGTCGTACGATTGTCCCAGCACGACGACGCCGCCAGCGAGGAGCTGTTGCAGGCCATCGCGGGCAACGCCGAGCACTCCCTGAACGCCGAGCGCTGA
- a CDS encoding uroporphyrinogen-III synthase, which produces MAAFERRGAEVVHAPAIRIAAAADDARITSDTLAIIAARPDILLATTSYGIRRWFEAADAAGVGHELTETLEHSSILVRGPKARGAVRAAGLDDDGMSDEETTKSLVDYVLRDGAAGKTIAVQLHGFTDQPQLERLALAGATVLTVAPYRWLLPEDSARVLRLVDLICTGGVDAVTFTSAPAVMALFGVADSIGRLDELQDAFSENVVAAAVGPVTAGPLLAAGLAPIVPERFRMGALIKLVCDHLEQQRVLRLDTRFGPVELRGRLFSLAGARTTLPPSSLTLLRVLLAAGGTVTSRASLTAILPEMQDDHAVDVAISRLRQALPEPGLVATVIKRGYRIDV; this is translated from the coding sequence ATCGCCGCCTTCGAACGCCGCGGCGCCGAGGTCGTCCACGCGCCCGCCATCCGCATCGCGGCCGCGGCGGACGACGCCCGCATCACGAGCGATACCCTCGCGATCATCGCCGCCCGGCCCGACATCCTCCTTGCGACGACCTCGTACGGCATCCGGCGCTGGTTCGAGGCGGCGGATGCCGCGGGCGTCGGCCACGAGCTCACCGAGACCCTCGAGCACTCCAGCATCCTCGTGCGCGGCCCGAAGGCGCGCGGCGCCGTCCGGGCGGCGGGCCTCGACGACGACGGCATGAGCGACGAGGAGACTACCAAGTCCCTCGTGGACTATGTGCTGCGGGACGGCGCCGCCGGGAAGACCATCGCGGTGCAGCTGCACGGCTTCACCGACCAGCCCCAGCTCGAGCGGCTCGCCCTGGCCGGCGCGACGGTGCTGACCGTGGCCCCGTATCGCTGGTTGCTTCCGGAGGACTCGGCGCGGGTGCTCCGGCTCGTCGACCTGATCTGCACGGGCGGCGTCGACGCCGTCACGTTCACGAGTGCCCCTGCCGTGATGGCCCTGTTCGGGGTCGCCGACTCGATCGGCCGGCTCGACGAACTGCAGGATGCCTTCAGCGAGAACGTCGTCGCCGCGGCCGTCGGCCCCGTCACCGCCGGCCCCCTGCTCGCCGCCGGGCTGGCACCGATCGTGCCGGAGCGGTTCCGGATGGGCGCGCTCATCAAGCTCGTCTGCGATCACCTCGAGCAGCAGCGCGTGCTGCGCCTCGACACCCGGTTCGGACCCGTCGAGCTCCGTGGCCGGCTGTTCTCACTCGCCGGCGCCCGCACCACCCTGCCGCCGAGCTCCCTGACGCTGCTGCGGGTACTGCTCGCCGCCGGCGGGACGGTCACGTCCCGGGCGAGCCTCACGGCGATCCTGCCCGAGATGCAGGACGACCATGCCGTCGACGTCGCGATCAGCCGGCTACGCCAGGCGCTCCCCGAACCGGGCCTCGTCGCGACGGTCATCAAGCGCGGCTACCGCATCGACGTCTGA
- a CDS encoding LLM class flavin-dependent oxidoreductase, whose protein sequence is MRYGIVILPQDPWPEASRKWRGAERVGFDHGWTYDHLSWRSLADEPWHATIPTLTAAALVTRDLRLGTFVSNPNFRHPVPFAKELATLDELSGGRFLLGVGSGGTGFDATVLGQRAYTGPERHARFTEFVTLLDLLLRGEAEGSTAGIDFTGDWFTAVGARMVGAPTQAPRLPFVIAANGPKGLRLAATHGDGWVTTGPDGATGDAWWTKVAALAERLDDAADAVGREPASIDRYLNLDSGGSYSLQSVGAFDDAVGRAEELGFTDVISHWPRASGIYAGSEDVLEAVAAARLTPRT, encoded by the coding sequence ATGCGCTACGGAATCGTCATCCTCCCCCAGGACCCCTGGCCGGAAGCCTCCCGCAAGTGGCGGGGCGCCGAACGTGTCGGCTTCGACCACGGCTGGACCTACGATCACCTGTCCTGGCGCAGCCTCGCCGACGAACCGTGGCACGCCACGATCCCGACCCTGACCGCTGCCGCACTCGTGACGCGGGACCTGCGGCTCGGGACCTTCGTCTCGAACCCGAACTTCCGGCATCCGGTGCCCTTCGCCAAGGAACTCGCGACACTCGACGAGCTGTCCGGCGGGCGGTTCTTGCTCGGCGTCGGCTCGGGCGGCACAGGCTTCGACGCCACCGTGCTCGGCCAGCGGGCATACACCGGGCCGGAGCGGCACGCTCGTTTCACCGAATTCGTCACCCTGCTCGACCTGCTGCTGCGCGGGGAAGCGGAGGGCAGCACGGCCGGCATCGACTTCACCGGCGACTGGTTCACCGCCGTCGGCGCACGCATGGTCGGAGCGCCGACCCAGGCGCCCCGGCTCCCGTTCGTGATCGCGGCGAACGGGCCGAAGGGGCTTCGCCTCGCGGCGACCCACGGCGACGGCTGGGTGACGACGGGTCCGGACGGCGCGACCGGTGACGCCTGGTGGACGAAGGTCGCCGCGCTCGCCGAGCGGCTCGACGACGCGGCGGATGCCGTCGGCCGCGAGCCGGCCTCGATCGACCGGTACCTCAACCTCGATAGCGGTGGCAGCTACTCCCTGCAGAGTGTCGGAGCCTTCGACGACGCCGTCGGCCGGGCCGAAGAACTCGGCTTCACCGACGTGATCAGTCATTGGCCGCGTGCCTCCGGCATCTACGCCGGCTCGGAGGACGTGCTCGAGGCCGTCGCAGCCGCCCGTTTGACGCCCCGGACGTGA
- a CDS encoding M4 family metallopeptidase, with product MSSREHATRCAIVPPYLLVRLARLDDPRYSAAVDAARHSLLRDAPLRERRSTTHPPTVRPAARGGAAIRGELDRAVSDAGGLERLPGRLVRSKVQAPVGDVAVNEAWDGLGHTHALFWTRFGRDSIDGHGLPLEASVHYGRSYDNAFWDGERMVFGDGDGEVFNRFTASLTVIGHELTHGVTQFSANLAYEGQSGALNESVSDVFGSLVEQFTLGQSVTEASWLIGAGLFTDQVQGAALRSLKAPGTAYNDDVLGMDPQPSDMSGYVDSVDDNGGVHLNSGIPNRAFYLVAAELGGNAWEGAGRIWYDTLTSGTLRPRVDFAGFARATVTAATRRFGPGSREHSAVVAGWSGVGLGKGLGGVTSRA from the coding sequence ATGAGCAGCAGAGAGCATGCGACCCGATGCGCCATCGTTCCGCCGTACCTCCTGGTGCGGCTCGCGAGACTCGACGACCCGCGCTACTCTGCCGCGGTCGACGCGGCCCGGCACTCGCTCTTGCGGGACGCGCCGCTGCGCGAGCGACGCAGCACGACGCATCCGCCGACCGTGCGCCCGGCCGCCCGCGGCGGGGCAGCCATTCGCGGTGAGCTCGACAGGGCCGTTTCGGATGCCGGCGGCCTCGAACGCCTGCCCGGTCGCCTGGTGCGGTCGAAGGTCCAGGCCCCCGTCGGTGATGTCGCGGTGAACGAGGCCTGGGACGGCCTCGGCCACACCCACGCCCTGTTCTGGACCCGGTTCGGGCGCGACTCGATCGACGGCCATGGACTGCCCCTCGAGGCGAGTGTGCACTACGGCCGCTCCTACGACAACGCCTTCTGGGACGGCGAGCGGATGGTCTTCGGCGACGGCGACGGCGAGGTGTTCAACCGGTTCACGGCGTCTCTGACGGTGATCGGCCACGAGCTCACCCACGGGGTCACCCAGTTCAGCGCCAACCTCGCCTATGAGGGCCAGTCGGGGGCCCTCAACGAATCCGTGTCCGACGTGTTCGGGTCGCTCGTCGAGCAGTTCACCCTCGGGCAGTCCGTCACCGAGGCGAGCTGGCTGATCGGTGCCGGACTCTTCACCGACCAGGTCCAGGGCGCGGCACTGCGCTCGCTCAAGGCGCCGGGAACGGCGTACAACGACGACGTGCTCGGCATGGACCCCCAACCGTCGGACATGAGCGGCTACGTCGATTCCGTGGACGACAACGGAGGCGTGCACCTGAACTCGGGTATCCCGAACCGGGCGTTCTACCTCGTGGCCGCCGAGCTGGGCGGCAACGCGTGGGAGGGCGCCGGCCGGATCTGGTACGACACGCTCACGAGCGGAACGCTGCGGCCCCGCGTCGACTTCGCCGGGTTCGCCCGCGCAACCGTGACGGCGGCGACCAGGCGGTTCGGCCCCGGCTCCCGCGAGCACAGCGCTGTCGTGGCCGGCTGGAGTGGCGTCGGGCTCGGGAAGGGACTCGGCGGAGTAACATCGCGGGCATGA
- a CDS encoding protealysin inhibitor emfourin, with amino-acid sequence MKVIVSRSGGIAGVRVTWEVQVDEQADAEAWTDLLASLPWDDVVERAPEPDRYVYRIRCAPHEVVLAEPDLSGPWRQLVDRVRTTHDRD; translated from the coding sequence ATGAAGGTCATCGTTTCGCGAAGCGGTGGCATCGCCGGAGTGCGGGTCACCTGGGAGGTCCAGGTCGACGAGCAGGCCGACGCGGAGGCGTGGACCGATCTCCTCGCGTCCCTGCCCTGGGACGACGTCGTCGAGAGGGCGCCGGAACCGGACCGCTACGTCTACCGCATCCGTTGCGCCCCGCACGAAGTCGTTCTCGCGGAACCAGACCTCTCCGGCCCCTGGCGGCAGCTCGTCGACCGGGTGCGCACCACGCACGACCGCGACTGA
- a CDS encoding pyridoxamine 5'-phosphate oxidase family protein, which produces METNDLYPVHVLDDEECWDLLLSSSFGRLALSIAGEPDIYPVNFVAADRRLVFRTAEGTKLLELTVNNKVAFETDGIGRDEAWSVVARGHARVLEHQADIDAADQLPLRPLIPTLKYIYVEIIPETVSGRRFQLGPEPERY; this is translated from the coding sequence ATGGAAACCAACGACCTGTATCCGGTGCATGTCCTCGACGATGAGGAATGCTGGGACCTCCTGCTCTCCTCGAGCTTCGGTCGCCTCGCTCTCAGCATCGCGGGCGAACCGGACATCTACCCGGTCAACTTCGTCGCCGCCGACCGGCGCCTGGTCTTCCGCACCGCGGAGGGCACCAAGCTCCTCGAACTCACCGTCAACAACAAGGTGGCCTTCGAGACGGACGGCATCGGACGCGACGAGGCCTGGAGCGTCGTCGCGAGGGGCCACGCACGGGTGCTCGAACACCAGGCCGACATCGATGCCGCCGACCAGCTGCCGTTGCGCCCGCTCATCCCGACGCTCAAGTACATCTACGTGGAGATCATTCCCGAGACGGTGAGCGGCCGCCGATTCCAGCTCGGACCAGAACCCGAACGGTACTGA
- a CDS encoding SDR family oxidoreductase, producing the protein MSGPAVPGTVLVTGTSSGIGLQAAVAAARAGHPVVATMRTLEGARALRSASETAGVNLDIRRLDVTEPASITEVIAHMLDRYGRIDALVNNAGAGHVGTIENEGLDVVRAVMEVNFFGVVSVTRAALPHLRQSHGRLITVTSVGGVVGQPFSEAYCAAKFAVEGFMESLAPVAATAGVTVTVVEPGAVASSFVDNIGLDPRASPPNDPYASALAGYLARAAQSFSAAQSAESAGAFVAALLDGERPPFRVQTSDAARAFVGVKLADADGSAVQRMTTAWLD; encoded by the coding sequence ATGAGCGGCCCGGCCGTCCCCGGCACCGTCCTGGTCACCGGGACCTCCTCGGGCATCGGACTCCAGGCCGCGGTCGCGGCCGCCCGCGCAGGACACCCCGTCGTCGCGACCATGCGCACCCTCGAGGGAGCCCGCGCGCTGCGCAGCGCGAGCGAAACGGCGGGCGTGAACCTCGACATCCGCCGCCTCGACGTGACGGAGCCCGCGTCGATCACCGAGGTCATCGCGCACATGCTCGACCGGTACGGCCGGATCGACGCCCTGGTGAACAACGCAGGGGCCGGCCACGTCGGCACCATCGAGAACGAGGGCCTCGACGTCGTGCGCGCGGTCATGGAGGTCAATTTCTTCGGTGTCGTGAGTGTCACCCGCGCGGCTCTGCCGCACCTGCGGCAGAGCCACGGCAGGCTGATCACCGTCACGAGCGTCGGCGGCGTCGTCGGCCAGCCGTTCAGTGAGGCGTACTGTGCGGCCAAATTCGCGGTCGAGGGATTCATGGAGAGCCTCGCCCCTGTCGCGGCGACCGCTGGTGTCACGGTCACGGTCGTCGAACCCGGCGCGGTCGCATCGTCGTTCGTCGACAACATCGGCCTCGACCCGCGCGCCAGTCCGCCGAACGATCCGTACGCATCCGCCCTCGCGGGGTACCTCGCCAGGGCCGCGCAGTCGTTCAGTGCCGCGCAGTCCGCGGAGAGCGCCGGGGCCTTCGTCGCCGCGCTGCTCGACGGTGAGCGTCCGCCGTTCCGGGTGCAGACCTCCGACGCGGCGCGCGCGTTCGTCGGCGTCAAACTCGCCGATGCCGACGGCTCAGCGGTGCAGCGCATGACCACGGCCTGGCTCGACTAG
- a CDS encoding DUF167 domain-containing protein → MTRTVNLTVHVKPGSRKGPLVAVDDPDSLGTPTATSAPTDASLTVYLQQRAVEGAANDALVKLLAKHFAVSKSAVTIVRGHTSRVKHVRIDHEP, encoded by the coding sequence GTGACCCGAACCGTGAACCTGACGGTGCACGTCAAGCCCGGCAGCCGCAAGGGCCCGCTCGTCGCCGTCGACGACCCGGACTCGCTCGGCACTCCTACGGCGACGAGCGCGCCGACGGATGCCTCGCTCACGGTCTACCTGCAGCAGCGGGCCGTCGAGGGCGCCGCCAACGATGCCCTCGTCAAGCTGCTCGCGAAGCACTTCGCCGTTTCGAAGAGCGCCGTCACGATCGTGCGCGGACACACCTCGCGGGTTAAACACGTGCGCATCGACCACGAGCCGTGA